Within the Nicotiana tabacum cultivar K326 chromosome 11, ASM71507v2, whole genome shotgun sequence genome, the region tttcaagttcaaaacttaaggactttctgtccttaactttgagtttcaggttcaaaagttaaggacatgcagtccttaacttatagttttaagttcaaaacttaaggacaagCAGTCCTTAAGTTattgtttcaagttcaaaacttaaggactgtctgtccttaactttgagtttcaagttcaaaagttaaggacaagagtCCTTAAGTTTGATTTGCAGGTTAAAAAGTTATGGaaagacagtccttaagtttgaataatacgttcaaaagttaaggacatgcagtccttaacttttagttatatatatatatatatatatatatattaaatcatGACTTTAGTGTTTACTGAATATCGTCTCTGATTTTCATCCTAATTTGAAACTCGTTTGACATTGTCATCAGGAATGGGTGAGTCTGATATTAATGAAGTTGCAAAAGGTGTCAATGATGCTCAGAGGGTTGATTTCTACCAACGCCATATTAATGCTCTTTATAAAGACAGGTATAAGTTATAGCAGAAGGGTGTTTTCGTCCAGTCAGGTATAAGTTTATTAAACCAGTGGCTAAAAACTAAAGACATTTAAAACACTGGCTTTAAAATAAAGACAGGTGCTGATAGTGGCTATTTGTGGACATCGCCCCCGATTTTAACTAGCCTCATATTAAAGGGAACAGTTATATTGTATTTTTAGATCAAACTCTTGCTCACTATCATTTCACTTTGTTGCGGAAGatcgtgggttaactagcacaTAATTTACAAagcaaataaagaagaaaaataaagacaagaatttaacgaggttcggctaagcctaatcctcggtgcagaagcagagagagttttccactatgaatgagaagaaaagcacAGTACAATCTATAGAATCTCCAACTACGacccctatatatagatcccaaaagGTCTCAAACCTATAAGACAAAGGTTTCCCAATTTGACAAGGACAATAACTTTTCCTTTCCCAAACCTATTAAGACAATGAGTTTTCTTAAACCTATAGGGATTATGAGTTTCCTAAAActacaaggaaataattcaagtCACAAAATAACAAATCTTCCCCTTGGCTTGAATTCTCTTCATTAACGGGAACAACGTCTCTCTACCTTGCCTTCAGCCCTTGCAAGGGCTCTACCTATTGCCGCACACATCAACCAAGCTTAGGCAATGCCTAAACTTGTTAAGAGACTCAATCTCTTCAGCCATAGCACTAATTCATCGATTTGGTTCTGTACCCGGAATAGCTTTTGATAGCTATAACACTCAAACGCATCAACGGTTTCTGCAACTGCCAAAGCAAATCCCACAATATTTGTATATCCAAGAAGGTTCCCATCAACTACGTTTGCAACCTTTGTAGTTGGTTGATCACTCTCTTATCTCTACCTGTTGCAATGCTATATGGTTGTTGTTGCACAAGTGCATCAACATTATCATCCTGATTAATATTTTGCACCTCCTCTACTTCCTCTACTTTAGAACTACTGGGCTGAGCAAGTGGAGATTCAATTTCTAGCTCTATGCGGTCAGTGACACCACGATCTGTTTCTACTATTGCATTCTCCCTATGACTGTCCAGTGAGGCAGATTTATTGAATTCTACATTCCTACTGATAATTAGCCCTAGAGTCTTTTGATCTGTGCACCATAATCTATAATTTTTTCCTCCAGTTGCATACCCTAAAAATATGCACTTCTTTGCCCTCGGCTCAAGTTTTCCATTACTCACATGAGCATAAGCATGACAACTAAATatccttaaatttgaataattagTAGGCGAACCATAACTCAAAAGGAGCTTTGAACTCAATAGTTGTGGATGGAGATCTGCTGACCAAATAACAAGCTATATTGATttcttcaacccaaaaatccTTGCTAACACATGAGTGTGAAAGCATGTTTCGTGCCCTATCATAAAGAGTTCTGTTCATACGTTTTGCAATACTATTTTGTTGTGGTATTCCGATGCTTAACTTTCTTTCCGTCTGCCTTTCAACCATCGTCTTTCATTTAACAAATGTTGAAAATGCATCATCTTTTATTTTCAGAAAATATACCTACCCCatccttgagtaatcatcaatcaaagtcataaaatacccGGCATCACTCTTGGAGAGAACTCTATTTGGACCCCACAAGTCTGAGTGTATATAATCTAACTTGTCTCTGGTCTTGTGCTCGGTTTTCTTGCTAAACTTTACTCTTGTCTGTTTACCAaacacacaatgctcacaaaattCAAAACTTGATTTTTATGCCCATTCAGCAAATTCTGCTTACTCAACAAAGACAATCAATTATCACTCATATGGCCAAGTCGCAAGTGCCACAACTGAGACTGATTCAGATCACTTTTCGCAGAAGCTACAACAGCTTCCTCTTCAACTACACTAGCCTGAAGATGATACAATTTAGAATGCAGTTTACCTTTCATGAGTACCATGGATCCTTTACACACTTTAGGTATTCCATTCTCGGAGTGAAATTTATACCCTTGATCATCCAAAGTCGAAAGGGAAATCAAATTTCTTTTTATCTGAGGAACATGCCAACACTCAATGTTTCTGATAATTCCATCGAATATGCTCAATTTGATGTTACCAATCCCCTCTACTGATAATGGATTATCATCTCCCATATAGACAGTCCCACTCATTTACTTGTAAGTTGCAAAGCAATTCTTGTGTGGACACATGTGGAAAGTAGCACCAGAATCAAGAACCCAAGAATCCCCAAgtacaacccctatatatagatcccaaaagGTCATACATTTATAGGAGAAAGGTTTCCCAATTTGACAAGGACAATAGCTTTTCATTTTCTAAATCTATTAGGAAAATGAATTTTTCTAAACCTATAGAGATTATAGGTTTCCTCAAAATACAAGAAgataattcaagccacaaaatAACACAACTCAATTAATGTCAGTTGGATGATCCTCCTATCTTCGACATAAatttagagaaaaaaaaattctacaaacgtacacaatatacctatgtaaTATATTACTACTCATGTACGcgctaaaaaaaaaatagatagtCTATTTTTCccaacaaaaaatgaaataaattgcAGCAACGTGACTTTAAAGTTTCGTGGGTAGTGTGTAGCCCATGGAACTAATATATAGGCtccaaaaaacaaacaaacaaaatttaataaatcctaaataaataattaactaataaaaACTTTTAAATACATTTTTAAAACCCATTTCCGTCTATATAAACCACATCCCACATGTAATTTGCCTCACTTGCAAACTCCTCCCTCCTTCCTTCGTCACTCTCTCCATTTAATTCTTCACATCATGGCCTCCGCCGTGACTTGCTCAGCCGCCGATCTTCTCCCACACCTTGGCGGCTCAGCCAATGCCACAGCGGCCGCAGAGTTCATTTGCGGCCGCTTCACAGCGGTCTCGGAATACCTCACAAACACCACCTACGCAGTGGACAACACGTACCTCCTCTTCTCTGCTTACCTTGTCTTCGCCATGCAGCTTGGCTTTGCCATGTTGTGCGCGGGCTCTGTCCGCGCAAAAAACACCATGAATATAATGCTTACGAACGTGCTGGATGCTGCAGCTGGTGGCTTGTCTTATTATCTTTTTGGTTTTGCCTTTGCCTTTGGAACTCCTTCCAATGGTTTCATTGGAAAACATTTCTTTGGGTTGAAAGAGTTTCCTTCACCATCTTTTGACTACAGCTACTTTCTTTATCAATGGGCTTTCGCCATAGCTGCTGCAGGTATATTAATTTTCGTATTAGCTTGAGGAAAAAAAGTCTCTTTGGCTATTAAGTGCTAGATGTTAAATTTATTGGTCAAGATTATTAAATGTTTCATTAAAAACTAACAGCCAATATTCAACAAAATTACTTGATGCATTCTATGAAAACTTTTATTTATTGGTCAACTTATCATCAAAGAGACATTTTCCTTCGTAGGATTTTACATATTTCTATCCACTTATACTTTTTTAACCTTTAAAGTCTCATCTTAATCGTTCTTTTTTGGCCTTATTTTATACTGATCGAAGATTGTCCAAATTCAAAAGACAAACATAACAATCATATTCAAATGCCTgtattctttttctccttttccgTTCTGTTAATTTTCtcgaataaaaataaaagtaaaaagggAGACTTAATAAAATGAGAAATCAGATCACAGGTAAATCCTTGTCCACTTCCGGTGCATGTTAACACCAAACCAATCAATTTAATCGCAacagttaaaaattaaaatgagaataCATATCTCTTACCTCTGATGAATACGGAGTATATGTATAGAATttacgttgatataaatattaagtgcaaataactttttatataaaTTACATGTACACGATCATCAGAAGTTAGACAAGCTAATGAAGTCCATGCAAATAGGAATGACGTAGTTGCTTTAGAGCCTTGGAattattccttttttttcacCCATTGGACTTATTCGCATGCATTAATTTGAGTATACAAGAAACATTTCAAAGCAAACACTAAAGAACAAAACATTTACAAAGAAAAGTCTTACGATTCAATTTTTAATATTTCCCAAATTTAGCCGTCACAAATATATTACTCAATTATTTACTTGTCTTCAGTTATATCTTTTTTCTGTCCACTTGTTCTCTCTCTGACCtaagctttttattttttattttataggtaTCACCAGTGGGTCCATAGCTGAAAGGACACAATTTGTGGCTTACCTCATTTACTCTTCCTTTTTGACCGGTTTTGTGTACCCTATTGTTTCACATTGGTTCTGGTCCGGTGACGGTTGGGCCAGTGCATCAAAAACCGATGGAAACTTATTATTCGGTTCGGGAGTCATTGATTTTGCCGGTTCAGGTGTAGTTCATATGGTAGGAGGCATTGCCGGTCTATGGGGAGCTTTTATTGAAGGACCAAGAATCGGCCGGTTCGACCGGACCGGCCGGTCTGTTGCATTAAGAGGTCATAGTGCATCACTAGTAGTATTGGGTACTTTCTTGCTTTGGTTTGGTTGGTATGGATTTAACCCCGGTTCATTTTTAACCATACTCAAAAGTTATGATAGTCCAAAGGGTGTTTATTATGGTCAATGGAGTGCAATTGGAAGGACAGCTGTCACGACGACATTGGCCGGTTGCACAGCTGCACTCACAACATTATTTAGCAAGAGACTTTTAGTAGGACATTGGAATGTAATTGATGTGTGTAATGGATTATTAGGGGGATTTGCAGCAATTACTTCAGGTTGTGCAGTTGTTGAGCCATGGGCTGCTATTGTTTGTGGATTTGTAGCAGCTTGGGTTTTAATTGGTTTCAATAAATTGGCTGTGAAATTAAAATATGATGATCCACTAGAAGCTGCACAATTACATGGCGGTTGTGGTTCGTGGGGCATAATATTCACAGGATTATTCGCGAAAAAAGCATATGTTAACGAAGTATATCCTGGATTTCCTGACAGACCATATGGATTATTTATGGGAGGTGGGGGAAAGTTATTAGGCGCGCAAATTATACAAATACTTGTGATAATTGGATGGGTGAGTGTGACAATGGGGCCATTGTTTTATTTGTTACATAAATTCAAGTTATTGAGAATATGTCGAGAAGATGAAGAAGCAGGAATGGATTTAACAAGACATGGAGGTTTTGCATACTTATACCATGATGAAGATGAAGGTTCTTCTATGCCTGGATTCAAGATGACAAGAATTGAACCAACTAATACTCCTACACCTGATAATCACAACTCTAGATCTGTGGTTGTgtaaccaaaaatgaaaaatatttgcaAATTTAGCCATAAAATTGCATAGATTGGGTATCCCATAAGTAAGGAAAGGTCAAATCTCAAAATCTTAGTGACTTTTAATAGCGGGATACTATTTGGGTCTCTGTAAAGACAAGGCTTTCCTGTAATAGACATTAATATAATGACAAAAATACCCAATAATTGGATGTATTTAGTCTTTGAGGTTCGTAattttttgtctttgtttttgACAAAAGGCTTGTACTTATTTGAGCTTCACTTTCTTGTAGGGTGTCTTCTTGTTTGTTTGTGGAGATTGGTCTGTATTGTTCTATAAATTGTTAATAAATACGTAGATTATTAGCTGGTTAAATTTTTAGCCACTTGTGATGTTCATTTATCGTATTCGATCTTTCATCTTGTCCATTGCTATTTTTTTGCAAAATGAGACATGTTAAGCAATAAGCACGTGTTCTTTATATAAGTTACTTGTTAGCACCGAAAAATGTCAGGTGTCATGCAGAAGCTAGTAAAACAAATCTTTAAggacgataaatcagacaacaaaagagaaatctaccaaagagacacaaacatttaacgtggttcggtcaactgacctacgtccacgacggagatgagcaatccactataataaaaagagagtacaaaattgtCACCTCCCAAATCGATGAGCCGCGAcggacacccggtaccttactcaaccgagtaccaacgtaatgtatctttcatatcattctatcataggtaaatgaattgGAGTAAAGTATGAGGGAATACAAACTCAGACTTAtgaagtacgggcctataagaccaaaatagccACTCGTGTACTGAACatgagccgacaaggccatacaatcttttacatacgtgacatctgtctacaagcctctaagaatacataatttttataaagttcggaacagagtcccgccataccaaataatacacgtctaaatcatactaaccaatcaagcaactccgaagcaaatggagcgcaccaacatctttcgctgagctggtagcctacttagagggctctcgacctgtctattggaACCTGCGGaaatgaaacgcagtgtccccaagcaaaagggacgtcagtacgaataatgtaccgagtatgtaagataCATAAATAACTACATACAGACATGAAGGATAtaaagttaataaaatcttttggaatgtcataagaccattttgcctttgagtaatgtCATAAAGTACtctcaactttcgtatttttctgagacccatgaacagatgataaaatattataacacatgaaaattcaagaatatagatatctctaatacttctacgaatagagtcatttatggaatttgtgcatttgctcatttcgtttgtgtcgtatagatcatgccaaaaaaaaaaagggatagctttaacatacctgagtcgattctctcgATAATCCTCTAATATACGTTAATTGCGAAAAAATATGGAACAAATCGTATGAAAAGCACGAAGCAATCACGTTGCTAGGCAAAGAAAATTTTGGCCGAAAACATTTCCTTAAGAACTTAGCAACAATGTTGCTTTATTTTGGAAAATGAATTAACGATCTGTTCCTTGGATTAAGAAGTCAATATTGAGTTGTTATTTGGAAAATGCATTAACATGATATCTTCCTTGGATCAGAATGTCCTTTCTATTCAAACGTTCTTGGATGCAACTTTTTAAGAGATTAGATAAAGCCCACATTTCAAGGATTTGGTGTCACacataaatccttcaagtgtgTCACCTCCCAATCTTCTTTATGATTCATTAAAGAGTGATGGGGTGCTGCCATGTCATGCTATTTAATACTTATCCAATATATcctcaattaattaggtaatgtctcattacccggtaattaaccaattacccggtaattaatcaattacccgtataattaagaattatcttaacttacttaaaatatcaTTTGCTTTTAACATGCCTTGTACACCTTATTATTATGGCCATGTAGTAtgttgtatggcactagtccataaatatcggatatTAACCCTCGGCCCGCATTTTATCCCactatgccaaacttggacgaaaaatttatttttttgactTACTTCCCCTCTCACcatcacgaatttactcatcatttgtttaaaatagcataatccttataatcttcaaataatcttttTCCTTGGACTAATATCAATTACCTAACGACAAATTCAATgtataatactacagggtgcaacatcattgTAATTTAATATTGCGAAGCGTAGCATCATCGTATATAATACTGTgggacgtaatatcgacgtaatattgcggagcgtaacaaaatatcgagagaacaacctcacgaagaggcaaatacaagtgacacactaacacttatCCCGTAAAgttcttgtaacgacccggcttgttgttttgagagttatagccttaTTTCCCCCATCTATGCTTCTTTATGTATTGTTCAGCTATGTTGAGTTGTATCAAGTTGGTAAGTTTGGGTTcgaagtagttttggagtgaaatgaacacttagtctcttagttagaaagctaagttagaaaagtcaatcgaaagttgacttatgagtaaacgaattcagatttggatttttatgattcgattatcttcgttgggtgattttagacttaggagtgtgtttggAATGTAATTTGTAGGTCCGTGGTATAATTAGGcttggcaaaagttggaagtttagaagtttttaggcttgaattcgaggttgatttagTGTTtgggtgttgttttgggtgttttggaggtttgactaagttcgggtagtgatatatgtcttgttggaattattggttgaggtcccgaggacttcgagtgagtttcggagaggtttgggttgtgttgcgctcgtttttcatATGTTTCGAtatcgtttcttcaagcataaatgatatcatattgaataaATGAGCttcgatttctttttttttaattgaagcattagatccgtatcgtaattaggGACTCGTAGCAAAAAGAATGATCAAATTTGGATATCGTATGAGAATTTTagggtcattttactaagaattaggttacaagatttttcagattaattacgaaattgccactagtagcgtatttaaaaatctgcactatttgtaaatattaaaacctacatatctcattcattataaggtcaaattgagtgattcaaaagcctaacttgactagaatttctcAAGAAATCCATTGGAGACATAAAAAGCAAGTTGTGGGATCGTTTGACATGAGAAACAAGGTagaatagctggcagaaaaatatataaaataaggaaTTGTTCATtcgatcatattttgagttggggagctcggatttgggcgattttcaccatatgaattgggataagtgttctctactcaattttggttatatttcatgaatccatcatcgtttttgggatttgattgatgatttcaaagtaaaattgagggagttagggtttgagttttggagagttttaagtgaggatttaAGGAACCAAACGGAGTCTGATTTTGaaaaattttatatggttagactcgggagagaaTGAGGTTTAtgattctgccatttttgactgattCCCAGAAGTGGGTCCGGGGGGCAaattttggccgatttcggatttttggcatattttgtagtttttattgtggaattcgattctttagcacaTGATGATGGTATTAATatgattatggttagattcgaAGCTTTTGGATACCGATTCTAGAGAcgagggcatcgcggagtaggattttatgcggttgaggtaagtaacagttttaactctggctttgagggtataaacccgaagaatttgatatcatgtgattgtttggaggtgatactcatgctaggtgacgggtgtgtgggtgtATACCCCGAGGTATtaagacttggtccgtcccgtgaggcctcatggccatcatctgtgtttacgtagttacttgttgttgaacttgtctgccttcatgttagagatcatgcttaggctttattcatgctcacattatttgtactcagtcatagaaattattgtacatgtttacctcggtctctattatttgctaatatgatgTGATatttgatgtgggttgtgtttccttatttgttgatgatggtgaggctagtgaggtacatgactgagtgagaccgagggcctggttgtgaggatattgatatcatagcgcgtgagttgtctgcGTAGCACGTGATTTGActgtgcgggtccaggtatttataccatagtgcgtgagttgtccgcgtagcacgtgagttgactgtgcggatccaggtattgatatggtagcacgtgagttgtctgtgcttagcgcttgggctttgggagcccctccagagtctatacacacccccaatgagcgtagagtgttgagtgtattgagtgttgagtattgagtgctgagtgatggagtgacattgctgtgaagttgcatttacttttgttgttgctgcatttatttgttaaatttctTTTTGGTATTTACTGAATTATggaatttacctatttattcatgtttatttttttaaaattgtaaaaataaataattggactgtttcacttagctcgtcactattgctaagttccttagttatttctgttactactgaggtggttgtactcatactacaccctgcactttatgtgcaaatccaggtgagttagagcgtggtgatcgttgagttcagaccggctatctttggagactgcaaggtagttgGTAGCATCCGCAGggccttgttactccttttgtcatttcttcttttggacagttagatagtttatatatcttagttcatagttttaaacgctcatgacttagtgacaccccgatgtttgggactCGTTTtcgtattttatattatttatatttagagttggtttAGTTTATCATGAATTAAATTATTgcaaatgttttattaaattcttataatcaaattaatagtaatattttgggaaataggtttgccttgtaacacgataggcgccatcacgacatggttagattttgggtcgtaacaagttggtatcagagcctaggttacatagtctcacaagtcatgagcgggtttagtagagtcttgtggatcattacggagacgtctgtacttatcttcgagaggctgtagaacctttaggaaaacttcaccttcttgaattcttatcgtgtggtattgattcagcttgaagtgtaactctttgaattccttccacgcattcatatgcgcacatgagtgctcggtatcagttgtgcaaaAATGGATTGTGATTTTCTGGATGAGGTACGAGATGTGATATCTATGTGTTGatggtgggccagtctggaggacttgaggctgtgTTTTGACGGTAgattgagcactgaggtgttgattgtgtgagtgCGTGCTTGTGGACCTATATatccgatagtgtccctattagtggaaatgGTGGTTGGATGggtacgtgatgagtatgatgtgaccgcgaggtgagttcatatgatttgaatgtgacgagaaggtattgctgaaggtttcacctatttgagactcgaGGTATGTTTTTAGactcgttcgagaacgaacgtttgtttaagagggggaggatgtaacaacccagcctgtcgttttgagagttatagcctcattTCCCCCATCTATGCTTCTTTATGTATTGTTCAGCTGGGTTGAGTTGTAttgagttggtaggtttggggtcggagtagttttggagtgaaatgaacacttagtctttTAGTTAGAatgctaagttagaaaagtcaattggaagttgacttatgagtaaacgaatttagatttggatttttatgctTCGATTatcttcgttgggtgattttagacttaggagtgtgttcgtgATGTAATTtgaaggtccgtggtagaattaggcttgaattagcgaaagttggaagtacggaagtttttaggcttgaattcgaggttgatttggtctTTTGGTGTTGTTCTGGGTGTTctggaggttcgactaagttcgggtagtgatatatgtcTTGTtgaaattattggttgaggtctcgagggcttcaagtgagtttcggagaggtttgggttgtgttgcgctcgtttttcttatgtttcgacgtcgtttcttcaagtataaatgatatcatattgaataaatgagctccgatttcttttttcgattgaagaattagatccgtatcgtaattacggacccgTAACAAAAAGAAtgatcgaatttggacatcgtatgaggattttaggatcattttactaagaattaggttgctagatttttctgattaattacgaaattgccactaggagcgtatttaaaaatctacactatttgcaaatattaaaacctacatatctcattcattatagggtcaaattgagtgattcaaaagcctaacttgactagaatttcataAAGAATTtattggaggcataaaaagcAAGTTTCGGGATCGTTTGGCATAAGAAACGAGGTAGAATAGCttgcagaaaaatatataaaataatggTTTATTCATtcgatcatattttgagttggggagctcggatttgggcgattttcaccatatgaattgggataagtgttctctactcaattttggttatatttcatgaatccatcatcgtttttgggatttgattgatgatttcaaagtaaaattgagggagttagggtttgagttttggagagttttaagtgaggatttaAGGAACCAAACGGAGTCTGATTTTGaaaaattttatatggttagactcgggagagaaTGAGGTTTAtgattctgccatttttgactgattCCCAGAAGTGGGTCCGGGGGGCAaattttggccgatttcggatttttggcatattttgtagtttttattgtggaattcgattctttagcacaTGATGATGGTATTAATatgattatggttagattcgaAGCTTTTGGATACCGATTCTAGAGAcgagggcatcgcggagtaggattttatgcggttgaggtaagtaacagttttaactctggttttgagggtataaacccggagaatttgatatgatgtgattgtttggaggtgatacccatgctaggtgacaggcgtgtgggtgtataccccgagggattgagacttggtccgtccaatgaggcctcatggccatcatctgtgtttacgtagttacttgttgttgaactt harbors:
- the LOC107783531 gene encoding ammonium transporter 1 member 2-like, which gives rise to MASAVTCSAADLLPHLGGSANATAAAEFICGRFTAVSEYLTNTTYAVDNTYLLFSAYLVFAMQLGFAMLCAGSVRAKNTMNIMLTNVLDAAAGGLSYYLFGFAFAFGTPSNGFIGKHFFGLKEFPSPSFDYSYFLYQWAFAIAAAGITSGSIAERTQFVAYLIYSSFLTGFVYPIVSHWFWSGDGWASASKTDGNLLFGSGVIDFAGSGVVHMVGGIAGLWGAFIEGPRIGRFDRTGRSVALRGHSASLVVLGTFLLWFGWYGFNPGSFLTILKSYDSPKGVYYGQWSAIGRTAVTTTLAGCTAALTTLFSKRLLVGHWNVIDVCNGLLGGFAAITSGCAVVEPWAAIVCGFVAAWVLIGFNKLAVKLKYDDPLEAAQLHGGCGSWGIIFTGLFAKKAYVNEVYPGFPDRPYGLFMGGGGKLLGAQIIQILVIIGWVSVTMGPLFYLLHKFKLLRICREDEEAGMDLTRHGGFAYLYHDEDEGSSMPGFKMTRIEPTNTPTPDNHNSRSVVV